In Saccharolobus solfataricus, a genomic segment contains:
- a CDS encoding nucleoside monophosphate kinase, whose translation MSYLVVTIKVILITGMPGSGKSEFAKLLKERGAKVIVMSDVVRKRYSIEAKPGERLMDFAKRLREIYGDGVVARLCVEELGTSNHDLVVFDGVRSLAEVEEFKRLLGDSVYIVAVHSPPKIRYKRMIERLRSDDSKEISELIRRDREELKLGIGEVIAMADYIITNDSNYEEFKRRCEEVTDRVLKNG comes from the coding sequence ATGAGTTATTTGGTGGTCACAATTAAAGTCATTCTAATTACTGGAATGCCAGGATCTGGAAAAAGTGAATTTGCAAAGCTGTTGAAGGAAAGGGGAGCAAAGGTTATAGTGATGAGTGATGTAGTAAGGAAGAGATACTCCATTGAGGCTAAACCTGGAGAGAGGTTAATGGATTTTGCAAAGAGGTTAAGGGAAATTTATGGAGACGGTGTGGTTGCAAGACTTTGTGTTGAGGAATTGGGAACTAGTAACCATGATCTAGTAGTGTTTGATGGCGTGAGGAGTTTGGCAGAAGTTGAGGAGTTTAAAAGGCTTTTAGGTGACAGTGTTTACATTGTGGCAGTTCACTCTCCGCCTAAGATAAGATATAAGAGGATGATTGAGAGGTTAAGGAGTGATGACTCTAAGGAGATTTCTGAGTTGATAAGAAGGGATAGGGAGGAATTGAAATTGGGTATCGGAGAAGTAATAGCTATGGCAGATTATATTATAACTAATGATTCAAACTACGAGGAATTTAAGAGACGCTGTGAAGAAGTGACAGATAGAGTGTTAAAAAATGGTTAA
- the thpR gene encoding RNA 2',3'-cyclic phosphodiesterase, producing the protein MRLFIGIEVPQSPKLLEIFEIVKNAGADIKLVEPYNIHITLLFLGEVREDRVEEVKDSMSGLKFNKFKVTLKGLGAFPNLTRPRVVWVGIVEGQQQLRQIRSYILNELLKRKIRPEDDKDFSPHLTIGRVKSYNSISNLINTINENMNVDIGTFEVNNVVLFKSTLTPKGPIYDKLFEVSSIDRGGSTEDNKTH; encoded by the coding sequence ATGAGGCTCTTTATAGGCATAGAAGTACCGCAATCCCCAAAACTGCTTGAAATATTCGAGATAGTAAAAAATGCAGGAGCCGACATAAAATTGGTCGAACCATATAACATTCACATTACACTATTATTCCTAGGCGAAGTTAGAGAGGATAGAGTAGAAGAAGTGAAAGATTCAATGAGTGGGTTAAAATTCAATAAATTTAAAGTTACACTAAAAGGTTTAGGGGCATTTCCAAATTTAACAAGACCAAGAGTAGTTTGGGTTGGAATCGTTGAGGGCCAACAACAGCTTAGACAGATTAGATCTTATATACTTAACGAGCTATTAAAGCGAAAAATTAGACCAGAAGACGATAAGGATTTCTCACCACATTTAACAATAGGCAGGGTAAAAAGCTACAACTCCATTAGCAACCTCATAAATACGATTAACGAGAATATGAACGTGGATATTGGAACCTTTGAAGTTAATAATGTTGTTCTCTTTAAAAGCACGTTAACTCCAAAAGGTCCAATATATGATAAACTATTTGAAGTGAGTTCAATTGATAGAGGAGGAAGTACTGAAGATAATAAAACCCACTGA